A window of Solanum stenotomum isolate F172 chromosome 3, ASM1918654v1, whole genome shotgun sequence contains these coding sequences:
- the LOC125857501 gene encoding probable pectate lyase 5, with protein sequence MCSKHSKELDMSSQSLFYRARMKLRMPPATAILLFIYLIVSFSHLVNAQLNLTLPNQHPYPESVVHQLQRRVNESRLLLQTTLRDNKCQSTGNPIDDCWQCDPNWAKDRQRLADCSIGFGQGAMGGKGGQIYVVRDSSDKDTVNPTPGTLRYAVVQEEPLWIVFAADMVIKLKHELIINNYKTIDGRGANVHITGNGCITLQYVSNVIIHNVHIYNCVPSGNTNIRSSPTHVGWRGKSDGDGISIFGSHNIWIDHCALSHCTDGLIDAIMGSTAITISNNYFSHHDDVMLLGHDDKYLPDSGMQVTIAFNHFGEGLVQRMPRIRRGYVHVVNNDFTHWQMYAIGGSANPTINSQGNRYTAPDDPNLKEVTKREDTDNGQWDEWNWRTDGDTMVNGAFFVPSGQGLTNQYTKAYSVDPKSALLINQLTANAGVLGGPRDNSISISSQGGATEGSGRGHAQSNSGSVDLFGMIFSGTGASAAPPTTTPILLSFFILLTLYITITNQDAQLSIPFLHLL encoded by the exons ATGTGCAGCAAGCATTCTAAAGAACTAGATATGTCTTCCCAGAGTTTGTTTTACAGGGCAAGGATGAAGCTGAGGATGCCTCCTGCCACTGCCATTCTCTTATTTATCTACCTCATTGTCTCCTTCTCACATCTAGTTAATGCCCAACTCAATCTTACCCTTCCTAACCAACACCCGTATCCTGAATCTGTTGTTCACCAACTACAAAG GAGAGTCAATGAGTCCAGATTACTACTCCAGACAACTCTAAGAGATAACAAATGTCAGAGTACAGGAAACCCAATAGACGATTGCTGGCAATGCGACCCAAACTGGGCCAAAGACCGGCAAAGGCTAGCAGACTGCTCCATTGGTTTCGGTCAGGGTGCAATGGGTGGAAAAGGAGGTCAGATCTACGTAGTCAGAGACTCCTCCGACAAAGACACCGTCAACCCAACTCCGGGCACTCTCCGGTACGCCGTAGTTCAAGAGGAACCTCTCTGGATCGTGTTTGCAGCAGACATGGTCATAAAGCTAAAGCACGAGCTTATTATCAACAACTACAAGACCATCGACGGACGGGGAGCAAATGTTCACATCACCGGCAATGGGTGTATTACATTACAGTATGTGAGCAATGTGATTATACATAATGTTCATATTTACAATTGTGTCCCTTCGGGTAATACTAACATACGGTCGAGCCCTACGCATGTTGGGTGGAGAGGCAAATCGGATGGTGATGGTATATCCATCTTTGGATCTCACAATATCTGGATTGATCACTGTGCATTATCTCATTGTACCGACGGCTTGATTGATGCGATCATGGGGTCTACTGCTATTACCATATCGAATAACTATTTTAGTCATCATGATGATGTTATGCTCTTGGGACATGATGATAAATACTTGCCTGATTCAGGAATGCAG GTGACAATTGCATTCAATCATTTCGGAGAAGGATTAGTACAAAGAATGCCAAGAATTAGAAGAGGATATGTACATGTGGTGAACAACGATTTCACACACTGGCAAATGTATGCAATTGGTGGAAGTGCTAATCCTACCATTAACAGTCAAGGCAATCGATATACTGCTCCTGATGATCCAAATTTGAAGGAG GTGACGAAGCGGGAGGACACGGACAATGGGCAGTGGGATGAATGGAATTGGAGGACGGACGGGGACACTATGGTTAATGGCGCATTTTTTGTGCCTTCAGGGCAAGGCCTTACCAACCAATATACCAAAGCCTACAGCGTCGATCCCAAATCCGCCCTTCTCATCAACCAACTCACCGCCAATGCTGGTGTCCTTGGTGGCCCCAG GGACAACAGCATAAGCATCTCATCCCAAGGGGGCGCTACTGAAGGAAGCGGCAGGGGTCACGCTCAGTCCAATAGCGGCAGTGTCGACTTGTTCGGAATGATATTCAGCGGTACTGGTGCATCTGCAGCACCACCAACAACCACCCCCATCTTACTCTCTTTTTTCATTCTTCTGACTTTGTACATAACTATCACCAATCAAGATGCTCAACTATCAATACCATTCTTACACTTACTATAG
- the LOC125857515 gene encoding glycine-rich RNA-binding protein RZ1C-like isoform X2 — MVPTSLGAFDSSQPNGDWGQMIEICRTADSAAQVMLDRDTGRPRGFGFLTFADRRAMEDAIREMDGAEVGDRVISVNKAQPKMGSEDPDHGYGGGYVSGGRASYGGGNRSVGQDTCFSCGRPGHWARDCPLEGGGRGARPLTPPTRSRYGGARGDRFGSDRDRYIDDRYDRGNHADRESYDSRYESRDRYTSDRYPPGGDHLGNRYGGSDRYPQNDYGKERGFDRDVGDRYEAGGPARYEGRNYRDRAGPYDRPRRGGRQPSFDRY, encoded by the exons ATGGTACCGACTTCATTGGGTGCATTTGATTCGAGTCAACCTAATGGGGATTGGGGTCAGATGATTGAAATCTGCAGGACTGCAGATTCTGCTGCCCAA GTTATGCTGGACAGAGACACGGGCCGACCTCGTGGATTTGGGTTTTTAACATTTGCAGACCGCCGAGCAATGGAGGATGCAATAAGAGAAATGGATGGTGCGGAGGTTGGTGATAGGGTGATATCAGTGAACAAGGCCCAACCAAAGATGGGAAGTGAGGATCCTGACCATGGGTATGGTGGAGGTTACGTATCAGGTGGCAGGGCGAGCTATGGTGGGGGTAATAGGTCAGTTGGGCAAGACACTTGCTTCAGCTGTGGTCGCCCTGGCCATTGGGCTAGAGACTGTCCATTGGAAGGAGGTGGCCGGGGTGCTCGACCACTAACACCCCCGACTCGTTCTAGGTATGGTGGCGCACGTGGGGATAGGTTTGGAAGTGACCGTGATAGGTACATCGATGACCGATATGATAGAGGGAACCATGCTGATAGGGAGAGCTATGACAGCAGATATGAGAGTCGTGATCGATACACTAGTGACAG GTACCCTCCTGGTGGTGATCACTTGGGCAACAGGTATGGGGGTTCTGACCGCTACCCCCAGAATGACTATGGCAAAGAAAGAGGGTTTGACAGAGATGTGGGTGACAGATATGAAGCTGGAGGGCCAGCACGATATGAGGGAAGAAACTACAGAGATAGAGCAGGACCTTATGATCGCCCTCGAAGGGGAGGCAGGCAGCCTTCCTTTGACCGTTACTGA